AAATTTAGGTATTCACTGACCGTTCTTGTTATAAATACCAGAATAATAAGCTACTGATATTCTCCATCTTTTTTATCTTTAATCCATCATAGCTAGCGATGCAACAAAGCCATCCCAGTGTCACGCACTGGGATGACAGCTAGCCTGACAACCGTCATTCCGCTACGTGTTAGCGGAATCTATGCTAAGAGATACCGCGGCGGTATGACGGTTCGCGGTGGTATAGTAACTCGTCATCCCGCTACTTGTTAGCGGCTAAGAGATACCGCGGCGGTATGACGGTGTAGATGATGGTTAAGTAATTCGTCATCCCGCTGCTTGTTAGCGGGATCTATGCCGAGATACCGCGAATGAATCGCGGTATGACGGTTCGCGGTGGTATAGTAACTCGTCATCCCGCTACTTGTTAGCGGGATCTATGCTAAAAGATACCGCGAATGAATCGCGGTATGACGGTTCGCGGTGGTATAATTACCCCGCCAACAATGTTGCAAAAAACGTAAAATTAGAGAAAAGCATTTCTCGAAAACTTCTATGTCCAAAAACAAGAGTGCCATTTATTTATAGTGCCAACAATCAATTAACCATCAGTTTCAATGAATGATATGAACATATTATTTCAAGGAAAGTTCATGGGAAATAAGAGATTAGCTATACGGATTAGCTGTAGCTATGAAACTAACCGGTTGGCAGAAAAGTATTTGTTAGATGCTTATGAAAAAGCCGTGTCAAAGCAAGTAAGCCAAAAAAATTTAAAACATAAAAATGGGATTCAAGGAGGATCAAATGGTAACAGTGAGTTTATATGCAAGAGTTTCTTCGGGGAAACAAGCACAAGAAAATACAATAGCAAGTCAAGTTGCAGCTTTAGAGAAGCAAATTAGTACGGATGGATACAAATTATTAAGTGAGTATAAATTTATTGATAATGGCTACAGTGGATCTAATCTAGTCCGTCCTGATCTAGAAAAGTTACGTGATAAAGTAACAGAAGGTAAAATTGATAGAATTTACATTCATTCACCTGATCGCTTATCTAGAAAATATGCATATCAAATGGTATTACTTGAAGAATTTGAGAAAGCAGGAGCAGAAACGGTTTTCTTAAATTATGAGATTAACGATAATCCAGAATCTCAATTGCTGTTACAAATGCAAGGTATGATAGCAGAATATGAACGAGCGAAAATTATGGAACGAAGTCGTCGCGGAAAGATTTATGCAGCTAATAAAGGTTGTGTAAGCGTAATGGGAGGAGCTCCTTATGGTTATCGTTATATAGATAAATATATGGGAGGAGGACAAGCTTTATTTGAAATAAACGAAGAAGAAGCTAATGTTGTTAGGAAAGTATTTTTGTGGATAGGAAGAGAAAGGACAAGTATTGGGGAAGTGTGTCGTCGGCTAAACACTATGTCTATTATAACACGAACAGGAAAAAAGTACTGGGATAGAAGTGTGATTTGGGGTATGTTAAAAAATCCTGCTTACAAAGGACAAGCGGCTTTTGGTAAAACAAAAGTAGGTATAAAGTTACAACATATCAGACCACAGAAACATTCTTGTGAACAACCGAAAGATAATTACTCTACCTATTCTGTTGAAAAAGCAAATTGGATTTATGTTAAAGTGCCAAATATAGTGGACGAAGATGTATTTGATATAGTTCAAGAACAATTAGCTGAGAATAGAAAAATAGCAAGGACAAGAGAAAGAGGAGCAAAATATTTACTACAAGGTTTAATCGTATGTAAGCGTTGTCGTTATGCATATTACGGAAGTCCTGTAAGAAATAAGCGAGGAGAAAAAATTGATCATTATGCTTATTATCGTTGTATTGGTAGAGATTCTTACCGTTTTGGTGGTAATAAAATTTGTGATAATAAACACATTCGTACAGATGCATTAGAAACAGCCGTTTGGGAAGAGGTTAAGCATTTATTGAAAAATCCAAATAGGGTTTTAGAAGAATACAGGCGTAGACTTTCAGAGCTTAAAAAATCATCATGGGATCAAAAAAGCGATTTACTAGAGAAACAAGAAAATAAATTAAAACGTGGTATTGCTAGACTTATTGATAGTTATGCTCAAGAATATATTAATCAAGAAGAATTTGAACCACGAATTAAAGCAATGAAACAAAGTTTAAAAACAATTGAAGAGGAGAAGAAAAGGATATTCGATCAAAAGAAATTAAAACAGGAATTAACTTTGGTTGTAACCAATTTAGAAGACTTTTCTTCCAATATTACATCAAACCTTGATAACGCAGACTGGCTAACTAAACGTGATATTATTAGAACGTTAGTCAAGAGAATTGAAATTAACCTTGAGGACGTAAATGTGGTATTTCGTGTAAAAGAGCTACCAAACTCTCCTGGAAATAATCGAGAAGAAAAGAAAAATTTGCAACATTGTTGGCGGGGTAATCTCACCGTTGCTAGCTTGTGTTGCATTACACGGATTAGAGCAACATGTCAAAAAAGCATTAACAAACGAACTCTTTCAATGCATGAAAAGAAAATATGGTAGGATATCGCATAGAAACGCGCAAAAGTCTATTAGTGTAATTTTCTACTGTGATGATTTTGTCATCATACATGAAAACGAAGAGATTATTCTTAAAGCAAAAATTTTAGTTGAAGAATGGTTAGAAACCATTGGACTAAAATTAAAGCCCTCTAAAACAAGAGTTTCTCATACATTAAGAACCATTGACGAAACAAAACCAGGATTTGATTTTCTTGGATTTTCAATAAGACAATATCCAATAAAAGAAAGTAAGAAAGGTTACAAGTTATTAATCAAACCAAGTCGTAATTCTATAAAACAGCATACACTAGCTATTAAACATAAACTCAGAGAAATGCGTGGAGCACCACAAGAACGGGTGATAAAGGATCTCAATCCAATAAACAGAGGATGGAGTCAATATTACTCCTCGGTAGTTTCATGTAAAATCTTTAGCTCATTGGATAATATTATGCATAGAAAACTCTGGAAGTGGGCAGTTTTTAGGCACCCAAACAAAGGGAGATGCTGGATAAAAAGAAAGTACTTTAAGAAGTATAATAACGAAAACTGGCGCTTTATGACAAGTAACAAGGTACGTCTTACTATACACAGCGATCATGTTATTAAACGACATATCAAAGTGCAAAAAACCAGATCCCCATATGATGGTGATTGGGTATATTGGGGTAAACGTCTGAGAAAAATACCAGATAAGCCACTAGGAGTAATAAAATTATTGAGGTTGCAACAAAGTAAATGCGATAATTGTAGACTATGGTTTAAAAGTGATGATACAATAGAAATACATCACAAAGACCGGAATAGACGAAACAATATGATCACAAACTTATCTTTGTTACATGGACATTGTCACGATGAATTACACAGGAGGTGTGCATGAAAAGCACCAAATTAGAGAGAAGCCGTATGAGGCGCAAAGTCTCACGTACGGTTTTGCAGTCGAGTGAGGAAGGGCGACCTTCTTCACTTAGACAACAATACGCAGAAGAAACAACAGAAGAGGACTTAAAAGAGATAGCAGAAAAAGCGCCAATAATAAAGCTAGCATATGATGAATTAGACAAGTTTCGTTGGAACGAAAAAGATTTAGTAGCTTACGAAGAAAGAATAATGGATCTACGGAAAGAAGAAGCCATTCTTGAATACAGACTTGATCTTGCTGAAGAGAAAGGTATACAAAAAGGTATAGAGAAAGGAAAAATTGAAGTCGCAAAAGCAATGCTGGCTAATAATGTTGATGTCAACACTATTGTCAAGTTTACAGGCCTTTCTATTAGTGAGATTGAAGAATTAAGTGGAAATCTGTGAACGGTTACGGATTGATTGGATTACCACAAAAAAACTCCTTTCTTTCTCTCCATTTTTTCTGGGTAAGGTCATGGTGCTGGTACAGGTCCTATAGCTGACCCAAGCAACACGTCATACCGCGATTCATTCGCGGTATCTCGGCATAGATTCCGCTAACAAGTAGTGGAATGACGAATTTTTGTTTTTCAAATTATCGGTAAACCTAATCCACTTTAGCTATAGATCTGGCATGTCTTATAGCTTAAGATATTAAAATTGTATAGACTGAAGTACGTTGAAAGTCAATTACAAACTTCTCAAAGAATTACATAAGAAGTATATTGACTATATGAGCTAAAAATGTTAGTATTATAATTATTAATTTTAAGTGGGAGTAAATATTATGGGCTATACAAGGACACAACTAAAACAGGTAATGCAAGCAGAAAGGGACCTGGTAAAAAAAAATTTTAAATTAAACCCAGTAGCGGTGATATTAGGAGGGATAGCAATCCTAGGAGTAGCAGTAGGCATCTCGGCTGTTATAGGGGCTCTTGCAGGTTTGGCTCTAAGTGCTATTAGCTTACCACCTCTTATTGCAGGTGGAATTATTGGTTCTGCTATACTGTTAGTATCCATTATAAACAAGGCTTGTTGTGGTTTCCAAATAACCACTGAAACGGACATGTCCGAAGAACATAAACGAGTTTTGAGAGAATATAATAATAGCACTGAGTGTAAAGTTAAGAATTATGTAAATATTATTACTAATATTGGTGTTTTTTTTGGAATTGGAGCAGGTTTAGTTGCTCTTGGTTTCACATCACCTGCAGCTATAGGTGCTTTAACCTTTATAGCAGGTGCAGTTGCTTGTATTCCTTTAACATTATTGACTGATAAAGTAATTGAGTGCTTTTTTCCAGAAGGAAGTAAGCAGCCAGGTAGCTCGTTTGATGGTGTGAAAGCTGATGGTGCTGATAAAGGTTGTAATCCTTGTCCTACTAATTAGTCAGTTCTTTCCATCCAAGAATCATTTTATTGGCTTGCCTCAATTTTTCAACAGAAGGCAAGTCTTCTGTGCTGAGTGGTAGGCGGACAGTTTGATGTTCTATAAGACCAATATCATGCAAAAGTGCTTTAGTGGGTATTGGGTTGCTGGCAATAAATAGAGCTTTGCAAGCTTGTTGCCAGATATCTGTTGAACTTTTCATGTCATTTCCTGTCATTTGAGGAGTTGTTTTTTTTCTAGTTACGTGCTGGAATGACAGTAGGCATTGCTTAACATATTCATGTGCTACATGTGGCCAAACATTGGAAGCAACGGAAACCAGACCAGCTACGCCATAAGCGGCCATATCGGATATCATATTATCATCTCCGCAAAAGACCTCAATATTTGGAGCAACTTTCTTATACTGAGCTAAAGTATCAACGGTGCCACTTGAATCTTTGATAGCCCAAAGTTTTTCATGGTCAGATAAGTTATGTACAGTTTCAGGATGAAGATTTATTCCCGCTCTTGATGGAATATTGTAAAGCATAGCCGGTACATGTGCTTTTTCAAGCAGCTTTTCAAACCATAAAGTTTGCCCCATGATTCCAGGCTTTGCATAAATGGGAGTTGTCATTAGATAGCCGTGAATAGGCATACCCTTGCAAAAATCAAGCCATTCAAGAGTTTGATATAGATTCACTCCTGGTACACCAATTATAATTTTCGTATTTAATTTTAGCTTACATACAAATTCAACTAATGTACGCTTTTCAGAATCAGTAAGCGATAGGCCTTCACCTGTGCTACCCAGTAACACTACGCCATTTTCAGCTTCAGCTTGTATTGTAAGTAAACGCTGCAAACTGCGGTAATCTATGTCATCCCCATTGCAATTAAAAGGAGTAACACAAGCAGTCCATAAAAATGTAAATTTCAATTTAAATTGTTAAAATGGTATTTCATCGTCGATTAGTTCATCTTTTATATCGTTGTCAAAACTTTCGTGCTTATTTTTTTGTTCTGTTTCATTTTGCTTGTATTCACTTGGCTTGTAATCGGAATTTGGTCGCGAATCCAAGAGAGTAAGAGCGCTATTAAAATTATATAGAACCACCTCTGTTGTGTATCTTTCACTACCGTTTTGGTCAGTCCATTTTCTAGTTCTCAAAGAACCTTCAACATAAACTTTACTGCCTTTGCGTGCAAAATCTTTGACGATTTTTACTAATCCTTCACTAAAAATTACAATATTATGCCATTCTGTCTTTTCAGAGCGCATACCGGAAAGTTTGTCAGTCCAACTTTCAGACGTGGCTATTGAAAAACTTGCCATCTCTTTTCCATTTTGTGTAGTCCTAATTTCAGGATCTTTTCCTAAATTACCAACTAATATGACTTTGTTTATGGTACCACCAGACATAATTATGCTCTAAATAAATCCCTTTATTATCTTATGTGAAAGTACTATTGTCAAATTTAATTAAAAGTGCGCTTGGAGGGATTCGAACCCACGGCCTTTGCCTCCGGAGGGCAACGCTCTATCCAACTGAGCTACAAGCGCATATATAGCTACCCACCCGCGGTATCTATGTTGAGATCCCGCTAACGAGCAGCGGGATGACGGTTTTTCAAATTGTCGGTAAACCTAAGCCACTTTGGCTATATACTAAATTATTTAATAGATAAGCTATCCAAGTCAAATTTTTGTTTTGGATAAAGCGTAAACATAACACTCCCATGTCCAAGATATACATTTTGAGAATCATTCGCATGCTTTTTTATTGCTTTTTGATCTACGGCCCATACAAAAGTCACACAATTTTCAGTGACTGAGTGCACCTTTAAGTCCTTAGTATTTATAAACAGCTTTCCATTTACCCATATTTTCCATGTATCGGAAGAAAGATATAAAATTGAGTCTAAACTCACTACCTTACAGTTGAAATTATCTGATACCTCCTCTTTTGCAGCTCTTGAAGACCGTAAATTGAACTTTTCCATTTCATTGACCATTCTATTAACTGGCTCTTCATCAAAAAAAATGCTTTTTACGTTACTATATTGTGACAAAACGTCAAAGTCACTTTCCACTGCTTCTCTTATTATATCGTCCCGATCTGTATAGCTTAGTTTTTGATTGTTAATAAAGAAACACTCTTTTGCACGCAAATTTGCTATATCAATAAAATCATCGATTTCTTGATTGCCAACTTTAAGAATACTTTCAAAATATCTTTTTTCTATCATCATTCCATACTGAGAATGATGACAAACCATTTCATCATCACCTTGTTTTTCTATATATACGCATAAATTTCCACTATTTAATCCTAATATTTTATGCTCAATAAAATCTTCATTGCCAATATATTGTCGGCAAGAATACTCCTTACAATTTCTATGCTTTCTATGATATCTTCACAACTGCAATATGCATTAACATTGGAAATGAGTAGCGTAAAAATAAAAAACAGCTTTATGTTCATCACCTTATCTACTTAATATAGTATACCAATCAAAGACTATATTAACTCTCACTATCTCTATCATATTACCATTCAAAATTTGATTCATAGTTGCAGCATCAATATTTCTCTGCTTGTTTAAAATAAGAGATTTGATCATAACATAACCGGGCAGATTTGGAATAGACTGTAGAAATAAAAAAATATGCTTATCGCTGATTGAACTTAAATTTAGGACCACTTCACTTTTTATTACTTTTGTGCGTTCACTTTTGTTGTGGAGCTCAACTTCTTCGGGTATAGAAATTGATATTTCAGGTTCTAATATATAGTACTTTTTATATAACCTGCTAAGCTCGAAATTTAAATTTGCAATGTATCTGCTACTGTGTAAATTTGAAGAAGAAATTTTTTTCCATAAATCTAGGTTTTTATTTAGAACAACTTCCTTTTTTTGAATTCCAGTAATCTGTAAATTAATAGAACGTATTTTATCAATCGCAATTTGGTTTTTATTATAAACCTTTTCGTTATAGATAACAACATATGTTAATAACCCTATTAATCCAACAGATAATAACAAACACGATATAAACTGAATTGTAGCTTTTCTTTTTAATTGAGAGATAGTCATTAATCTACATTGCCTCTCCTATTTCAACATCAATAGATAGATTTTGCCCTTTAGCAGCAGGTAAGTTAGAAATATTAATGTCATAGGTACGAAAATTATCGTTTAAATTTTTTCGTAGTTTCTCGTATTGATAGGAAATATTTTTACCGGATCGAAAATTAAACCTTAAAGTTGTGGTAATATAACTTTTTGCCTCATTATAATTCCATTCAAATGATCGAAGCTCTATACCTGGTACTTTTAACTTTTCTACATACTTAACTTGTGTAAGAGGAGAGTATTCTATTTTTGATAAAATATTATTGATATTAATAAAATCATAAATTTCATCTATTTTTTTTACATTATAGCTTTGGCTAAGTTTTGTTAATTGGTTATTTAAGGTGCTCTGCTTTGCGGATAAATTATCAGCGACACTGAAGTTTGAATACAAATTTAGCAAACAAAGGGCGTTAATTACAACTAAAACCAAAGCGAAGTATAGAAAAATTTGAGGAGAGTTTAAATAAAGATAATTGAATAGATAAAATTCTTTAGTTTCCTTTGTATTAAAAATAGCTGCTAATTTATTCTTAAAGCTGTGAAACAAAATTATGGTATCGCAAAAGTTATCTTTTTCACTTATAGCTAGTTCTGCTCCTAATAGTTTGCCTAACTCATATGGAGTTAATATGTTCACACTGTTCTCTGAAAAATTTATGACTGATAAACTAGCTTTAATATCTTCTGACACTATGATGCAAAGGTCGATAGGGTTATTTTTTTCAAACCCAAACTTAGTTAAGGATCGAATAGTATCTTGCACTTCCTGATATATTCCACCAGCAATAATTCCTGGTAAATTATCATTAGTAAATGGTACTAAACGCGTAAATATCATTTTATTCTCTTTAAGAACCACTTGTCTATAGCCTCCCGTTTTAGTTGCAGCAACTATAATTTTCCAATTATTAGGATCTTTATGTAGAATCTTTTTTGTTATATTACTTATTTCTATAGGAAACATTAATATTCCCTTAAAGTTGGAGCCTATCTCAATAAACACATTCAACCAATATTCTACTAAATGCTTTGCTTTTGATGAAACAAGAAGATAGCACCAGTTTTGATTGAATTTGTTTGGCTTCTCAACCAAAAAAACTGAACTTATGTCATTATTACGAGAAAAATGCTCCATCTTTGTTTTTGCTGATAGATAGGCACTAATCTTGTTTGCCCTTGTAATAAACTGTAGCGAGTAATTTTGATCTGCATGATTAAGCACCAGGTATAAAGGTGCTTTTTTGTCTGATGAAAGACATGAAATTAAATCGGAAACTGCTTTATCGTTTTTGCCCTTAACAAAATACCTTTTATTTAAAGTATTATTTTTAAAATATAGTAACATTATGCCTTCTTCTCCAATAGAAAGCATAAACTTACTTTTGGATTTTGAACTAAACATATTAACAAAGCATATACTTATCTAGAATTAAAAAGGCAATTTATTGAAATTCATTAAACGTTAGAGGGAAATATTGTTATAAATTTTCGCAGCAACATTATTTATATTATAATTTTTTTATAAAATCACTACTAATATTAAGCTATTTAATTAATAAATTAAGAAAACTCATTAATTAGAAATATACACTATCTGCCGATTAACTTTAATTAATAGGAGTTATTAATCTATTTACTATTCTTGTAATATTATTTCTAATGGTAAACATTTCTAGTAATACTGGAACAGTTGTTATTTCAGATACAGAATTTAGTGTAAGTAAACTAACCATTTGCTGAAGAGCGCTCATCTTCTTTGGTATTTGATGATGGAGCAACTAATTTGCTCAAAATCTCATCTTTTGGTCCCATAGCGTAAATGACACCATCTGACATGAGGATCACCTTATCAACTACGGACAATAACGGTAGCTTGTGAGTGATGATAACAGTAGTAGTATTTTGCTTTCTTGCAATGCCAATTGCATTAATTAAGCATGCCTCTCCATTGCTATCTAAGTTAGCGTTTGGTTCATCAAGTACTAAAAGTTTTGTGTGACCATAAAAAGCTCTGGCAAGTCCAAGAAGCTGTTTTTGGCCGCCAGAGAGCGTTACTCCTCCAGGACCTCCTATTGTTGTATCATATCCATTTGGTAAGCTTAGTATTAGTTCATGTATTCCTGCAATTTTTGCTGCTTTGATTATTTCTTCAGGATTTGGATCTGGTCTCATGCGAGCAATATTAGCTTTGACACTAGTGTTAAATAACTCAATATCTTGAGGTAAGTAGCCAACATAATTACCAAAATTTTCTCGATTCCAAGTATATACATCAGCGCCATCTAGTCTGACTACACCAGATATTGGCTTCCATACACCAACAGTTAATTTTGCGATAGTGGATTTACCAGAAGCACTTGCACCAATCACACCTACTACGTCCCCTGGTTCTATAATAAATGATATTCCTTTTACTGTTGGCTTATTGCTTCCATAAGGAGTAAAAAATACTCTATCAAATTCCAATTTTCCTTCAGGTTCTGGTAGAGCCATCGTTTGCTCTCTTTTTGGCGATGTTAATATAAGTCTTTGTAGCCTTCCATATGACATTCTAGCCTGATTTAAAAACTTCCAAGTATGAACCGCAGCGTCAAATGGTGCTAATACTCTACCCATTAAAATTGAAGCAGCGATGATGCTACCAGCAGTTTTATGAGCTGTAATTGCAAGTAATGCACCTGTTCCAATTACTGATATTTGCAGAGTTGAGCGCAAAAACTTAGTGATTCCAGTAATTACATTAGAGCGATTTTGTGCTTTAATTTGCATTGCTCGATTCTGATCATTTCGTTTACACCAATCAGAGACTATGAATTCTGACATGCCCATAGCTTCAACTACTTCTGCATTTCTTGTTGCAACATCTATAGCATTGATATTCCGTATAGTTTCTTCGTTGGTTTCTTGTAATATTCGTTTAGTGGCAAGTTCATTCCATATTGCCATAGAGACTAATATAATGATTCCAGCAATAGCTATAAACCCCGTGGAGGTGTGTATCATGAAAATCACAACAAGGTAAATTAACGACCATGGAGTATCAAACAGTGAGAATATACCATTTCCTGTAATGAAATTTTTTATTACCCCGAGATCTCGTATTGCTTCACCACTTGAAGTTGAGCTCTGCACTGACGTTAGCCTGATTGACCTTACTATCAGATCTGGTGTTGCAGTTTTATCGATCCAATCACCTATTTTTGCCATGGCTAAATATCGACAAGTTTCAAGCATTGCAGAACATGCAAATGCAGATAAAGTGATAATTGTCAGCATAGTTAGTGTTGATACACTTTCGCTTGATATCACCCGATCAAGCACTTGAGAGGTATAAAGTGGTAGAAATAACATTAATAAATTG
This genomic interval from Wolbachia endosymbiont (group A) of Rhinocyllus conicus contains the following:
- a CDS encoding group II intron maturase-specific domain-containing protein; the encoded protein is MLACVALHGLEQHVKKALTNELFQCMKRKYGRISHRNAQKSISVIFYCDDFVIIHENEEIILKAKILVEEWLETIGLKLKPSKTRVSHTLRTIDETKPGFDFLGFSIRQYPIKESKKGYKLLIKPSRNSIKQHTLAIKHKLREMRGAPQERVIKDLNPINRGWSQYYSSVVSCKIFSSLDNIMHRKLWKWAVFRHPNKGRCWIKRKYFKKYNNENWRFMTSNKVRLTIHSDHVIKRHIKVQKTRSPYDGDWVYWGKRLRKIPDKPLGVIKLLRLQQSKCDNCRLWFKSDDTIEIHHKDRNRRNNMITNLSLLHGHCHDELHRRCA
- a CDS encoding recombinase family protein, whose protein sequence is MGFKEDQMVTVSLYARVSSGKQAQENTIASQVAALEKQISTDGYKLLSEYKFIDNGYSGSNLVRPDLEKLRDKVTEGKIDRIYIHSPDRLSRKYAYQMVLLEEFEKAGAETVFLNYEINDNPESQLLLQMQGMIAEYERAKIMERSRRGKIYAANKGCVSVMGGAPYGYRYIDKYMGGGQALFEINEEEANVVRKVFLWIGRERTSIGEVCRRLNTMSIITRTGKKYWDRSVIWGMLKNPAYKGQAAFGKTKVGIKLQHIRPQKHSCEQPKDNYSTYSVEKANWIYVKVPNIVDEDVFDIVQEQLAENRKIARTRERGAKYLLQGLIVCKRCRYAYYGSPVRNKRGEKIDHYAYYRCIGRDSYRFGGNKICDNKHIRTDALETAVWEEVKHLLKNPNRVLEEYRRRLSELKKSSWDQKSDLLEKQENKLKRGIARLIDSYAQEYINQEEFEPRIKAMKQSLKTIEEEKKRIFDQKKLKQELTLVVTNLEDFSSNITSNLDNADWLTKRDIIRTLVKRIEINLEDVNVVFRVKELPNSPGNNREEKKNLQHCWRGNLTVASLCCITRIRATCQKSINKRTLSMHEKKIW
- the ssb gene encoding single-stranded DNA-binding protein encodes the protein MSGGTINKVILVGNLGKDPEIRTTQNGKEMASFSIATSESWTDKLSGMRSEKTEWHNIVIFSEGLVKIVKDFARKGSKVYVEGSLRTRKWTDQNGSERYTTEVVLYNFNSALTLLDSRPNSDYKPSEYKQNETEQKNKHESFDNDIKDELIDDEIPF
- a CDS encoding type I secretion system permease/ATPase, coding for MEITPSIKKELKQSTLYICLEKCKSAFWFIFWFSAGINLLMLFLPLYTSQVLDRVISSESVSTLTMLTIITLSAFACSAMLETCRYLAMAKIGDWIDKTATPDLIVRSIRLTSVQSSTSSGEAIRDLGVIKNFITGNGIFSLFDTPWSLIYLVVIFMIHTSTGFIAIAGIIILVSMAIWNELATKRILQETNEETIRNINAIDVATRNAEVVEAMGMSEFIVSDWCKRNDQNRAMQIKAQNRSNVITGITKFLRSTLQISVIGTGALLAITAHKTAGSIIAASILMGRVLAPFDAAVHTWKFLNQARMSYGRLQRLILTSPKREQTMALPEPEGKLEFDRVFFTPYGSNKPTVKGISFIIEPGDVVGVIGASASGKSTIAKLTVGVWKPISGVVRLDGADVYTWNRENFGNYVGYLPQDIELFNTSVKANIARMRPDPNPEEIIKAAKIAGIHELILSLPNGYDTTIGGPGGVTLSGGQKQLLGLARAFYGHTKLLVLDEPNANLDSNGEACLINAIGIARKQNTTTVIITHKLPLLSVVDKVILMSDGVIYAMGPKDEILSKLVAPSSNTKEDERSSANG
- the dapA gene encoding 4-hydroxy-tetrahydrodipicolinate synthase, giving the protein MKFTFLWTACVTPFNCNGDDIDYRSLQRLLTIQAEAENGVVLLGSTGEGLSLTDSEKRTLVEFVCKLKLNTKIIIGVPGVNLYQTLEWLDFCKGMPIHGYLMTTPIYAKPGIMGQTLWFEKLLEKAHVPAMLYNIPSRAGINLHPETVHNLSDHEKLWAIKDSSGTVDTLAQYKKVAPNIEVFCGDDNMISDMAAYGVAGLVSVASNVWPHVAHEYVKQCLLSFQHVTRKKTTPQMTGNDMKSSTDIWQQACKALFIASNPIPTKALLHDIGLIEHQTVRLPLSTEDLPSVEKLRQANKMILGWKELTN